The genomic window TTTAATTCCCTTTGTTTCAGGTTATCACGTCATAATCCGGCCATATCGATCAATCAGCCACATCTTTGGTCAATCCGATTTAAGCTTGGTTCCACCTTTCAAccaattcgtgggttaccccccccccccccctgtgcctacaacatttttgTATCAGAGCAGTTAAGGTCCGTAAAGGGGGAAAAACTCGCGCTGGCATGCTTTGGAGCGCGGGGTGGCGGTTACGGACAAAGAGCCGAGTGTAAAATAAGCGGGAACGGTTATCTTTGCAGTTTCTCGGGCCTAAACCGCCCAACTGCCCATTTTAATCATCTCCTTGGTCTTATTTCACCATTTCTGTACAggaaacagaaagaaagaaccaGAGAAGAACTCAGAGAGAGAAAAGTCCGATTAAGAGAGAACTTTCGATATTTGGCTGGATTGATCAAGTCCGAGTCAAGAACGATCGTCTGTGGGGTGATTCCGACTGTCTGAACGTTCGAAGATCCGACGGAAACCGCTCAAGAGGTGTCAGAAGAGACCGAATCAAACAGAACATACCGACTCTAAGACAAAGGTGAGTGCGTGACCGTAGCCTATCGTACTGAATCGTAGTCTGAATGATAGGAATGTTCTATGTACTGATTGCTTGTCTAATTCGAATTATCTCCTAAGTTCTTGCTTGGTCCGAACTTAGCAGATAACTTTATAAACTGAATATTTTATGAACGTTAGTAAAATATTGTAGGCACGGGGGGATAACCCACGAATGGatagaatggtggaaccaaggtttaaacctgaaaacaaagagaaccgatttttatgagtttttagagttttataatgcaaacagaaacaattatgaaaactaatgagatgatgatgataatgataataaaacaagataaataaacaaaggataggatggaatcaagctgctggttgcgtaacactctcagcttgatcaaAGGATGGTTGAAGTGGAATGAGATGGAGCTTTGCTTGCTGGTTGTGTAACTCTCTCAAGCTTGGCCAGTGGTTGGGATGGACGAAATGGATTGATAGACACCACAAAGATCTATGGAAGGGATCTTTGATAAGCCTGGTTGCTCGGGAGCTGTTTCTCACAcactcaaaagacttagaacaatagttttgacaaaactagaaaaactgtATTTTCCTTCATAAAAGTTCAAGGTGATTTACAAAGACAAACTAAttgagctttataggctcgactactgggactctctaacagtcataaaatgacataaggaaagaagtaaatcaaaataataaacttggaagcaaaggaattgatggctccatgaaaactagccgttggagcctttaTGATGAGAATCTTGGCCAAATGAATGTAGATGGTGTTCTCCTTGTATCTGGTCGGTTTGaggggataagagagctttcttgggaccttcttgaatgcttgatagatgctgatctcgtccttgccttggtagaaaaagagctgttggagtttgaatgcaagagactccaaataaggcagtttGGTGATAATGGGGATCTTCTTATTCCTATGTAGGCTAGTGCATGGGATGAAGTTGTAGAACTCTTCTGGCTCGTGTATAATGTCTCCTGGATGTCGTCTGGTTCTCCTGGTTGGATTGGAGTTGCTTGGAATGGATCAAATCGAAAGATTGTCCaatttttccataaatagctccgGTTTGATTAaagtgattctccattgaaccgactgatctcctgggttctggtgcagctaaggacttctggaatacctcctgattggttgaaatgatctcctggtcgccaatttctggtttgaagctgattgaaccggttagcttccaattgaggcgagTGTAGCATTGGTTTGACCGGTTCTTGCAAATTGAACATATCTTCTGATTTCCGTgtccatttctcctgatctttgGCTTTCTGGAAATCTGAAAGAATGCTCTTGAATGTGATGACGGGCTTTGCTTCAGTCGGTTCCTTACTTGAGCttaaatctccttctaaagtcggatactcgcagatggacgggctgagaaacctctgagttgtaaaattcataacttcttgcgccgtgaatattttggcccaattccaattTGCCTGGACTcgttcttgagtgtagaatccataaaaattatcctcgtgatttaaaccctcctggtttgtaagatatggcatatttagtgcacgtatgtcctggtttgcgccttggctggttgagtagggatttgggttgacctccggttcagttgctgatctgatgaccacatcatcccctccctcttgacaatgtttcgacctcgaaactatATAACCTGCATCACGATAGAGCAAGTCAGGtttcattctcttttgagaGTTTAGAACCTTACCTTGgtataatttcggtttggtgaTGCATGGTGCATCTGGTGGCTCTTCTTTGAAAAGATTTGAAAGGATCACGCCTCTGCTAAGGTTATGGCCATTACATCTCTTCTGGAATTGATGGTCCTTCAAAGTTTTGGTGGCCACATTTCTGTTCTTCCTTGGAGTTGATTCTCCTAGCAACATAAGATTATCCGGTGGGATATCTTTAAAGCTTTCTTCTTGGCAACCTGAAATAGTCTCAACACTCTGGACAAAAAGCAATTGCATTATATCTATCATggaaatattaaaaacatgcTGATCTAAAATGAATCTTACCATAGGTTTTGGAATTTGAACAATCCAttgtttagattttggtttccACTTTTGAGGTGGTTCATGACTGAGCTTATGGTCTGGTTCCTTCTGTGGAACTTCAGTAAGCAGATAGCTTTCATTTTTACTCCCTACATCAAGAACACACACGTCAGTACTAGTATCTCTAGGTGGTGTTAGACACTTACCTTGGTATGATACTTCATTTactggttttgcttctttaagcaaCATTGACTGCATTGTGTCTTGAACCATCTTCTGGTCCATCACAGGTGTGGCGCCTGGTGGCTCCTCTCCTTTGAATTCATGCTCCTTAGTTCCTGTTACATCACcttttgacaaagacaagtgactcaTACAAGTGGTAGATGATTCATTAACTGATTTATCAAGTATAGGTCTTACCTTAGCCTCTACTTGGACAATAACAGTTTCTGGTTTTTCTTTGGAACCACTAGTTAGATACCTCCTTGGGTATATCTTTTGAATTTTAGAACTTGTGAGTTCTGGTGCAAATTCATCCCTCATGACTTCCTTAAGATCTCTCCACGTTTTGATAGCTGGCTCCTTGTAAAATCatctatcatcttcttcttgtacccaccatTTAAAGGCATTACCTCTTAGTTGATCAATGGCATAAGATAGTCTctcttctttcagaattttgttgtagtgaaaccattcatcaagGTTCCTCTCCCAAAATAGGTAGCTTCTTCCTCCTGAAAATGTAAAGAGTTCAATTTTATCAGCAAAAGATTTATGATCAAACCGAGAATTAGCAACATGATGAGTATGGGTTTGAGAAGTTTGATGTTGATTGAtccttgaaggatctggtggcttgggctcgacatagacagcctctggtgcatctccaaatctcctttctccttGCGGTGGATGTTGGACTCGTGCCTTGTTTCTTTTCCTCAACTGAGCAATCCGATCATTGATCTCTTGCAAAGCTGTCAACTGTTGGTTCTGTTTGGCTATCTGACTTCGGCCGTGTGTTTTTCCTACCATGGCTTCCTGAAAACACTCTCAAAGATCAAGTGAAAGTATGGAAAATCCTGGTCGAATCAAAATAAGAACCAAAAATGCAagctaattaaaattaaaccgaaaaaattgcaattatgaaccgaaatgaaataaactatgctaaaataatttttcttttggttttctcaataaaaaaaaacgaatgAATCAATATGGAATGACAATTAACACAAgtgaaaagaaaatatggaaagaaaactaacacttatttttttttttgagtttttagttTAAGATATGCAATAAACCTATCAATATGGAACATTTGATTCAAACTTAtgatgaatgattttttttttaaatgcagcAATATAATATGCACGAAATACTTTAACTAAAatggtttaaaaaaataactaggATGCTTATGAACAATAAATgggaagaaaatatgaaaacaaactAACAATGAACTAAGACCGATATTATATGCAAAGAACACTCTTTGATAAAAACTGAATAACttttattaacttggtgattaagaATGCCTATTTACAATGACTATTTaagagcttatataatgctctGGAAACTAATTCTAACGTtcataagaagaaaagaaaggaaacaaatcaagcaaactaacaaaatcggaaactagccgttggagccttttatgggattttggctccaagtgagaaacttgattcttcttgaacctggacggtttaaggggataagagagctttcttgggaccttcttgaatgcttgatagatgctgatctcgtccttgccttggtagaaaaagagctgttggagtttgaatgcaagagactccaaataaggcagtttggtgataatggggatcttcttattcctatgtgggctggtgcatgggatgaagttgtagaactcttctggctcctgtataatgtctcctggatgtcttggtttagtctggacgtcgtctggttctcctggttggattggaattgcttggaatggatcaaaccgaaagattgtccaatctttccataaatagctccggtttgatttaagtgattctttcattgaaccgactgatctcctgggttctggtgcagctaaggacttctgtaatacctcctgattggttgaaatgatctcctggtcgccaatttctggtttgaagctgattgaactggttagcttccaattgaggcgagTGTAccactggtttgaccggttctgAAAAATTGAGCATAACTTCTGATTTCCGTGTCCATTTTCCTGATCtttggctttctggaaagctgaaAGAATGCTCTTGAACTTGATGACGGGAtttgcttcaggccgctccgtacttgagcttaaatc from Brassica rapa cultivar Chiifu-401-42 unplaced genomic scaffold, CAAS_Brap_v3.01 Scaffold0306, whole genome shotgun sequence includes these protein-coding regions:
- the LOC117130034 gene encoding uncharacterized protein LOC117130034 — its product is MVGEAHGQTLEATLSQQLMAIQELNDKIAQLGKRNKPQGRRPQHGERRFGDAPEAGYVEPKPPDLSWITSHHTSSTYKYLTHSYLYFKSVNEVKIYSFSGSSWPDDYLSWERTMDDWFSYQGVPKKERLAHAIKQLSRKAYSWWKRVDKTHGKSPEEVVTNWKDLKDVMIRKYVTTLPTQETRRKYPRRFSNGVSKEAKKVVPQQGHRSLIYQDQIRPSQIPTVLYDKYQPYEVPKSMEKNLFSPDTLARYKEKSDKPILQGKAKVSPILDKFVYKSSPTGMSHLSLSKNVKTGPEVQKDTNSTSLLESKAVHDLRNKEMPSPKKEETTSQCKSSNSENLKDQTCYRCHKRGHFAVVCPSKQVLTETSLEKKTDLSIKSDSFIQSNLLAQNSCMMHLSLSKGDVTGTKEHEFKGEEPPGATPVMDQKMVQDTMQSMLLKEAKPVNEVSYQGKCLTPPRDTSTDVCVLDVGSKNESYLLTEVPQKEPDHKLSHEPPQKWKPKSKQWIVQIPKPMVRFILDQHVFNISMIDIMQLLFVQSVETISGCQEESFKDIPPDNLMLLGESTPRKNRNVATKTLKDHQFQKRCNGHNLSRGVILSNLFKEEPPDAPCITKPKLYQGKVLNSQKRMKPDLLYRDAGYIVSRSKHCQEGGDDVVIRSATEPEVNPNPYSTSQGANQDIRALNMPYLTNQEGLNHEDNFYGFYTQERVQANWNWAKIFTAQEVMNFTTQRFLSPSICEYPTLEGDLSSSKEPTEAKPVITFKSILSDFQKAKDQEKWTRKSEDMFNLQEPVKPMLHSPQLEANRFNQLQTRNWRPGDHFNQSGGIPEVLSCTRTQEISRFNGESL